A single window of Rhizobium indicum DNA harbors:
- a CDS encoding CopG family ribbon-helix-helix protein — protein sequence METKMLDVHIPLPLAERLDALAFALGLPRDEIVAEAIATWIDQEEHRRLVALRTIAAANTMVVVEHHRVIDWADSL from the coding sequence ATGGAAACGAAAATGCTCGATGTGCATATTCCGCTTCCGCTTGCAGAAAGGCTGGATGCCCTCGCATTCGCCCTGGGGTTGCCGCGCGACGAGATCGTCGCCGAGGCCATTGCCACCTGGATCGATCAGGAGGAGCACCGCCGCCTGGTCGCGCTGCGCACGATCGCCGCCGCCAACACCATGGTGGTCGTCGAGCATCACCGCGTGATCGATTGGGCCGACAGTCTTTGA